The following is a genomic window from Episyrphus balteatus chromosome 1, idEpiBalt1.1, whole genome shotgun sequence.
CGGAACTTGTCTGCTTCAGGAGACCTACCACTAATGGAGGAAGCCGCTCAGCAGGCGTTTGCAGAAATTTAGTGCTGAACCTCCCTGACGGATCCACCATAGCTGCCAAACAGAACGTGAAGTACCTGGGAATCCAATTCAACGAGCTGCTAAGGTTCAACCCACACTCAAGGAACGTGTTGAGAAAAGCCAACTGGGCCTTCCACCGCGTTTACCCACTGATGAAGAAGAGAGCAGGACTCAGTAAGCCAACGAAGTTACTGATATACAAGCAGCTCATAAGACCAGTCATCAGCTACTCCTTCCCAGTGTGGTTCACCATCTcgaagacagccatgaaggagcTTCAAGTATTTGAAAGGAAGATACTCAGGATCTGCACCGGCCTGCACTTCGACCGACAGCGGCGGAAATACTACAGGAACGAACATCTCTACTCCGAAGCCAACATGATGCCACTGGACAAATACCTAGTTCTCTCGGCGAAGAGACTAGTGAGGAACACCATCGACCACCCGAATCAGCTAATGAGAAGGATGACCAGAGAACAACGACATCCAGAGCCAAGATACCTCAGCGTGATGGAAACTCTAGATGACAACATACTCATGGACAACGAGGAGGCAGTCTCGTTCTACGCTGACACTGGGTCAGCCTTCTACCGCGGCTAAACACCACTCCCCCCAACCCACTCCAAAACCACCATTGACAACCGGGAATGAACACCCTGAGAACGATAAAGTCAGccgacttttaatttaaattttttttagacatgtactttattatttataaattgttAACCTTAAGTCAATGTATAACGTTAGGCCCCCTATGTGCCAACAAATGTAAAATTATCATAAGTATATCATATTAGTTATAAgtcaaaattgtatatatatattgttCAATAAACCaaacttaaaacttaaaaacggTGAGCTCACAGTTCTCGTTCAATCGTCATAGTGTTCAGTTACTACAACAGTGAAGTgaagtgaaattaaaaatgccGCCCAAGACTAGTGGTAAAGCAGCAAAGAAGGCCGGAAaggcacaaaaaaatatcaccaaGACCGATAAGAAGAAGAAGCGCAAGAGGAAGGAAAGCTACGCAATCTACATTTACAAAGTACTCAAGCAAGTACATCCCGACACTGGTATTTCATCGAAAGCCATGAGCATCATGAACAGTTTTGTAAATGATATCTTCGAAAGGATTGCCGCTGAAGCTTCGCGTTTAGCTCACTACAATAAACGCTCAACAATCACAAGTCGGGAGATCCAAACTGCCGTGCGATTGTTGTTGCCTGGTGAACTTGCCAAGCACGCTGTTAGTGAAGGAACTAAGGCAGTTACCAAATACACAAGCtcgaagtaatttatttactgaatttcttcaataaatggcCCTTTTCAGGGccgcaaaaatatcaaaaagagatACCAaccaaattcacaaaaaaaatctatgaattCAATTAgggaatttatattgaaaaaataaaattaaatcattctaTTCTcgcattgattttgtttgagaaaattatgtagcgtcgatatgttttttttttttttgagaaaactaagtAGGTATCgtcgacatgttttttttttttatttcttttgagaaAGCTATGcagcgtcgtcggtcgtcgccaTGTTTTTTTTCTCGAGAAAACTATCTACtatcgacattttttttaagaatattgtaGCATCGACATAATTaaactgaaataaatttgtaataaaattgaaaatcatcaCATTCTTCGcatttaaattctaaaattgtttgcagtttgaataaaaatcatagactgcatacaaaaaaaaacctaaactaaAACTGTTCTGTTTGGATTTGAAGGAAAAACCTacttcttttctttgtttttttttttcaatttgtagcAATTGAAGTTTAaatctctttgaaaaaaaatttgtagtccTGAAAAGGACTGTGGTTTTgtatattaatttcaaatttatattgaaattacttCTTAGCCTTCTTGGCAGCAACCGCCTTTTTGGGTTTAGCTGCAGATGCTGTCGCTGATTTTGCTTTTGGTACTTTTGGCTTGGGAGCAGCGGCCTTTGCTTTAGTTGGTTTAGCTTTGACTGCTGTAGTTTTCTTAGCACTTTTTACCTTTGGCTTTTCTACCTTCTTTTTATCGGCAGTCTTTTTTGTAGTGGCAGCAGCTTTCTTCACTTTCTTCTCACCAGCAGggttcttcaattttttgtcaCCAGCTGCAGCGGCTTTTGGTTTAGCAGCAGATTTTTTCTTCTCGGCGGACTTTGCTTTTGGTTCCTTGCTTGCTAATGCAGACAATTTGAAAGAACCAGCAGCACCCTTTCCTTTTGTTTGCACTAATTTACCACTAATCACAGCacttttcaagtattttttgataaatggaGCAAGTTTTTGAACGTCCACCTTGTAAGTAGCTGCGATGTATTTTTTGATAGCCAACAACGAAGAGCCACCACGTTCCTTCAATGTCTTGATGGCGGCATCAACCATTTGCTGAGTAGGAGGATGAGTTGGAGTTGATTTTGGTTTCTTTGAACCACTGGCAGCAGCCTTCTTgggttttttttctgcaacaaCGGCAGGAGATGCAGCGACAGTATcggacattttgatttttttattaaaatataactttcaatataataaaacacttttaagaattcactttttttttggtaatcttCAAGCGAAATATCAACTCATAGACTTGAATTGATGAGAATCAACGAGAACGaaggtatacaaaattttcatttatttgaacGCTTTTACACTGTTGCATCCTTAGGTTAGTCTGAAAAAGTAaagatttttcatattttcagctagaattttacaaaaaaactaataaactaTATTCATACAATATaatagtttattatttaaatattttttccaaaaaataacttCCAGTTATGGCACAAACTACATTTGAAGTCAatgattgatgtttttttttcaatacttacgTTTAAGAACGCTTataatttaacaacaaaatatattttcttatcaaaattaacttttttatattgttaatagttCAACTAACTAAATTGTTGCAAAATTTGagcaaaaaacaataacatttcttttaaaatcaattaaaactatttgagtAATGAAACGCGTCTTTCACTTTCTCTAGGCGGTggcattttgttacaaaattagtttttcatttatacaatgacaaaacaaacaaaatatatcattaaaaattacttaataaataaataatcacataaatatcaattttacatcaaaataacaatattttttgttatttttgtacttGTAAATGCAACCATTCGATCGCACCGTATAGGTAGTGTatgaaacatacaaaattcacCCTGCATACACTCGCtccaagaataataaaaattataataaaaacatattaaaaaacatcaaaaatattaaatatttatgtgtcaaataatgacattttgtgttttatgtacatatacaacgtataaaatacataatttttgtttagtcaAACATTCCATTCCAGGTACAGCTgtatgcatgaaaaaaaaactctgcaaGAATCATAACATTTTGTCGATGTAATCAATGGAcctaacaaacaaattttatagcgtaaaaataatataattaagcaaaaaaataattaaatttcatgttTCAGGCATATATGCATCAATTCCAACGcatataatttgtttatttaaacattCCATCTAAggttttcttcaagaaaaaaaaagcaaacctaCTATGCAGCTTCTTTTGCAAgaattatgaaattcaacagaTAGGAACGTGTATCCAATggaataaataaacttaaataatgtTCCTACAagctacctacatacatatttcttaaattctaagaaaaatgtaaaaaaaaaagcatatctGCTAAATATTTCGCCTAAAAAGTATTTATCCCCTGCTAGAGGCGcagattgaagaaaaaataaaacaataaacctAGCTATATTTATTCCAACTAATTTTCAATATGCAATTATTGAATGAAATTGGTTTGTATCTCTTTGAAATTATTTGTGGTCCTGAAAAGGACCGTTTTTTAATATAGCGTGTTAAAATCTTAAGCACGTTCACCACGGATGCGTCTGGCCAATTGGATGTCCTTTGGCATAATGGTTACACGCTTGGCATGAATAGCGCACAAGTTGGTATCTTCAAAAAGACCAACTAAGTAGGCTTCACTTGCTTCTTGAAGCGCCATAACAGCTGAGCTCTGGAAACGCAAATCAGTTTTGAAATCTTGTGCGATTTCACGAACTAAACGTTGGAAAGGCAATTTGCGGATCAACAATTCAGTACTCTTCTGATAACGACGGATTTCACGAAGAGCCACAGTTCCGGGACGATAACGATGTGGTTTCTTTACACCTCCGGTGGCTGGAGCACTTTTACGAGCTGCTTTAGTAGCCAGTTGCTTCCTGGGAGCCTTTCCACCAGTCGATTTACGAGCAGTTTGCTTTGTACGAGccatttttcacaatttttttttttattcacacttGAACTAGACACAATCACTAAATAactctgaaaaattttaaaaatcttcttTATCAATACGAGCCTAAATTTGTCTCCGTtcagttgtttttttcattctcaAAAGAATTTCCAATTGGAGAGGCAAGAAAAAATAGCATAAATAATGTGGCAGTTGTAGCGCAAAACACAGTTCAACAGTGACTTTTGTGCGGTGAATATCAAATTATCTTAAAGAAAAATGACTGGTCGTGGTAAAGGAGGAAAAGGTTTGGGCAAAGGTGGCGCTAAACGTCATCGTAAAGTGTTGCGTGATAATATCCAAGGTATTACCAAACCAGCAATTCGTCGATTGGCTCGTCGTGGTGGTGTAAAACGTATTTCTGGTCTGATTTACGAAGAAACTCGTGGTGTTCTAAAAGTGTTCCTGGAAAATGTTATCCGTGATGCTGTTACTTACACTGAACACGCCAAGCGTAAGACCGTCACCGCCATGGATGTAGTTTACGCTTTGAAGAGACAAGGGCGTACTCTTTATGGTTTCGGAGGTTAGTTTCCTCtcgtttaaaaacaaacaatcggTCCTTTTCAGGACcacaataaaatcttaaattgatatacacttaaattttactattttaaaattcatacgtATTGAtcgtctgaaataaaaaaaaaattgattgaaacgaacaagaaaataaaaaaaaattgtttcaaatatttgaatctacatatacaaatatgtatatgtatgtagaaatctgaaaaaaaatatatgaagacagaaaataaaatgaagaaaaagaaaatggctacctgtggtaaataaaattattttttttacctagcTTTGACGCGcctgaaataatttcaaatcataaagtaattgataaattcttagaaaagaaaaataattaaaatattattgctTTTCAAACGAACAAATCGATTATTGCAAGTCAAACAAATCCAAATCCATTTTAGTACCTTTTTATGAATCGTTTACCTAGGCATATTTTTGTAAGTAtcttaaatacatacaaatgagcatttttttttttaatttttattcaaactaagctattttgtatgtgtttgagcatttttttctattaaaaacaaacaaacaacaacaacaacaacattttaaattaataaaggttcgtaatgaaaaaaactgatttatctCTCGTAGAAATGGTTTGTCGTCCTGAAAaggacggttttttttttttttgtgtttcttgttCTTGCAGCACAATACCAAATTTAGGCACTCTTTTCGGTTTTCTTTGGCAACAAAACAGCTTGGATATTGGGAAGAACACCACCTTGAGCAATTGTTACACCAGAAAGCAATTTGTTCAATTCTTCGTCATTACGGATGGCCAATTGCAAATGACGGGGGATGATTCTTGTTTTCTTGTTGTCACGAGCAGCATTTCCCGCCAATTCCAAAACTTCAGCCGCCAAATATTCCATAACAGCTGCCAAATAAACTGGGGCACCAGCTCCGACGCGCTCAGCATAGTTACCCTTGCGGAGCAAACGATGGATACGACCAACAGGGAATTGAAGCCCAGCACGGTTTGAGCGGGACTTTGCCTTTCCCTTCACTTTTCCACCTTTACCACGACCagacattttaaaactttttatttagattaaacaatttaagagaAAAAGACTTGTTCACTTCAGCACTGCACACTGTATTCTGACCGAATCACAAATGCTCACTTTTATTTATACTCATTTTGCAGCTGCTCACACATCGAAAAAGCGGTGTGTAAAATTGACAACTGCTCGTACAAACAGGGAACATTAACTGGGGGAAATGTACGGTGAGCTCACACCAACCGGTCCCAATTGGATGTGAGAACCTGCTCTATGCCGACGACTCGCTTACTTATGCATCATCAATGTCATCGCTCCTCGCTGTCCGAAAAGTAGAGGCCCACATCAGCAGACTCTTCAACTTCTACAAGAAATGGGGCATCCGCATCAACACATCCAAATCGGAACTTGTCTGCTTCAGGAGACCTACCACTAATGGAGGAAGCCGCTCAGCAGGCGTTTGCAGAAATTTAGTGCTGAACCTCCCTGACGGATCCACCATAGCTGCCAAACAGAACGTGAAGTACCTGGGAATCCAATTCAACGAGCTGCTAAGGTTCAACCCACACTCAAGGAACGTGTTGAGAAAAGCCAACTGGGCCTTCCACCGCGTTTACCCACTGATGAAGAAGAGAGCAGGACTCAGTAAGCCAACGAAGTTACTGATATACAAGCAGCTCATAAGACCAGTCATCAGCTACTCTTTCCCAGTCTGGTTCACCATCTcgaagacagccatgaaggagcTTCAAGTATTTGAAAGGAAGATACTCAGGATCTGCACCGGCCTGCACTTCGACCGACAGCGGCGGAAATACTACAGGAACGAACATCTCTACTCCGAAGCCAACATGATGCCACTGGACAAATACCTAGTTCTCTCGGCGAAGAGACTAGTGAGGAACACCATCGACCACCCGAATCAGCTAATGAGAAGGATGACCAGAGAACAACGACATCCAGAGCCAAGATACCTCAGCGTGATGGAAACTCTAGATGACAACATACTCATGGACAACGAGGAGGCAGTCTCGTTCTACGCTGACACTGGGTCAGCCTTCTACCGCGGCTAAACACCACTCCCCCCAACCCACTCCAAAACCACCATTGACAACCGGGAATGAACACCCTGAGAACGATAAAGTCAGccgacttttaatttaaattttttttagacatgtactttattatttataaattgttAACCTTAAGTCAATGTATAACGTTAGGCCCCCTATGTGCCAACAAATGTAAAATTATCATAAGTATATCATATTAGTTATAAgtcaaaattgtatatatatattgttCAATAAACCaaacttaaaacttaaaaacggTGAGCTCACAGTTCTCGTTCAATCGTCATAGTGTTCAGTTACTACAACAGTGAAGTgaagtgaaattaaaaatgccGCCCAAGACTAGTGGTAAAGCAGCAAAGAAGGCCGGAAaggcacaaaaaaatatcaccaaGACCGATAAGAAGAAGAAGCGCAAGAGGAAGGAAAGCTACGCAATCTACATTTACAAAGTACTCAAGCAAGTACATCCCGACACTGGTATTTCATCGAAAGCCATGAGCATCATGAACAGTTTTGTAAATGATATCTTCGAAAGGATTGCCGCTGAAGCTTCGCGTTTAGCTCACTACAATAAACGCTCAACAATCACAAGTCGGGAGATCCAAACTGCCGTGCGATTGTTGTTGCCTGGTGAACTTGCCAAGCACGCTGTTAGTGAAGGAACTAAGGCAGTTACCAAATACACAAGCtcgaagtaatttatttactgaatttcttcaataaatggcCCTTTTCAGGGccgcaaaaatatcaaaaagagatACCAaccaaattcacaaaaaaaatctatgaattCAATTAgggaatttatattgaaaaaataaaattaaatcattctaTTCTcgcattgattttgtttgagaaaattatgtagcgtcgatatgttttttttttttttgagaaaactaagtAGGTATCgtcgacatgttttttttttttatttcttttgagaaAGCTATGcagcgtcgtcggtcgtcgccaTGTTTTTTTTCTCGAGAAAACTATCTACtatcgacattttttttaagaatattgtaGCATCGACATAATTaaactgaaataaatttgtaataaaattgaaaatcatcaCATTCTTCGcatttaaattctaaaattgtttgcagtttgaataaaaatcatagactgcatacaaaaaaaaacctaaactaaAACTGTTCTGTTTGGATTTGAAGGAAAAACCTacttcttttctttgtttttttttttcaatttgtagcAATTGAAGTTTAaatctctttgaaaaaaaatttgtagtccTGAAAAGGACTGTGGTTTTgtatattaatttcaaatttatattgaaattacttCTTAGCCTTCTTGGCAGCAACCGCCTTTTTGGGTTTAGCTGCAGATGCTGTCGCTGATTTTGCTTTTGGTACTTTTGGCTTGGGAGCAGCGGCCTTTGCTTTAGTTGGTTTAGCTTTGACTGCTGTAGTTTTCTTAGCACTTTTTACCTTTGGCTTTTCTACCTTCTTTTTATCGGCAGTCTTTTTTGTAGTGGCAGCAGCTTTCTTCACTTTCTTCTCACCAGCAGggttcttcaattttttgtcaCCAGCTGCAGCGGCTTTTGGTTTAGCAGCAGATTTTTTCTTCTCGGCGGACTTTGCTTTTGGTTCCTTGCTTGCTAATGCAGACAATTTGAAAGAACCAGCAGCACCCTTTCCTTTTGTTTGCACTAATTTACCACTAATCACAGCacttttcaagtattttttgataaatggaGCAAGTTTTTGAACGTCCACCTTGTAAGTAGCTGCGATGTATTTTTTGATAGCCAACAACGAAGAGCCACCACGTTCCTTCAATGTCTTGATGGCGGCATCAACCATTTGCTGAGTAGGAGGATGAGTTGGAGTTGATTTTGGTTTCTTTGAACCACTGGCAGCAGCCTTCTTgggttttttttctgcaacaaCGGCAGGAGATGCAGCGACAGTATcggacattttgatttttttattaaaatataactttcaatataataaaacacttttaagaattcactttttttttggtaatcttCAAGCGAAATATCAACTCATAGACTTGAATTGATGAGAATCAACGAGAACGaaggtatacaaaattttcatttatttgaacGCTTTTACACTGTTGCATCCTTAGGTTAGTCTGaaaaagttaagatttttcatatttttagctagaattttacaaaaaaactaataaactaTATTCATACAATATaatagtttattatttaaatattttttccaaaaaataacttCCAGTTATGGCACAAACTACATTTGAAGTCAatgattgatgtttttttttcaatacttacgTTTAAGAACGCTTataatttaacaacaaaatatattttcttatcaaaattaacttttttatattgttaatagttCAACTAACTAAATTGTTGCAAAATTTGagcaaaaaacaataacatttcttttaaaatcaattaaaactatttgagtAATGAAACGCGTCTTTCACTTTCTCTAGGCGGTggcattttgttacaaaattagtttttcatttatacaatgacaaaacaaacaaaatatatcattaaaaattacttaataaataaataatcacataaatatcaattttacatcaaaataacaatattttttgttatttttgtacttGTAAATGCAACCATTCGATCGCACCGTATAGGTAGTGTatgaaacatacaaaattcacCCTGCATACACTCGCtccaagaataataaaaattataataaaaacatattaaaaaacatcaaaaatattaaatatttatgtgtcaaataatgacattttgtgttttatgtacatatacaacgtataaaatacataatttttgtttagtcaAACATTCCATTCCAGGTACAGCTgtatgcatgaaaaaaaaactctgcaaGAATCATAACATTTTGTCGATGTAATCAATGGAcctaacaaacaaattttatagcgtaaaaataatataattaagcaaaaaaataattaaatttcatgttTCAGGCATATATGCATCAATTCCAACGcatataa
Proteins encoded in this region:
- the LOC129905450 gene encoding histone H2B — encoded protein: MPPKTSGKAAKKAGKAQKNITKTDKKKKRKRKESYAIYIYKVLKQVHPDTGISSKAMSIMNSFVNDIFERIAAEASRLAHYNKRSTITSREIQTAVRLLLPGELAKHAVSEGTKAVTKYTSSK
- the LOC129905458 gene encoding histone H2A, which gives rise to MSGRGKGGKVKGKAKSRSNRAGLQFPVGRIHRLLRKGNYAERVGAGAPVYLAAVMEYLAAEVLELAGNAARDNKKTRIIPRHLQLAIRNDEELNKLLSGVTIAQGGVLPNIQAVLLPKKTEKSA
- the LOC129910108 gene encoding histone H1-like, whose product is MVDAAIKTLKERGGSSLLAIKKYIAATYKVDVQKLAPFIKKYLKSAVISGKLVQTKGKGAAGSFKLSALASKEPKAKSAEKKKSAAKPKAAAAGDKKLKNPAGEKKVKKAAATTKKTADKKKVEKPKVKSAKKTTAVKAKPTKAKAAAPKPKVPKAKSATASAAKPKKAVAAKKAKK